The genomic region GCTGACACGCTCGATCGAAACGACGATAGCACCCCAGCGGCAGCGAGGGAGATCCCGAACCGGCTGATGAGGAGGGGGAGCAAGGCCGACAGGAACGCGCCGTACCCGTCGTTGAGCCCGTGGCCGAGGGCGAGGGGCCACGTGGGGCGGCGACGCGGCGCGGGCTCTTCCCGGATCAAGCGCCGTTCGCCACCAGGTCCAGCACCCGCTCCGGGATCGCCGGGTACGCCCGCAGGCGGCTCCCGGTGGCCGACGAGACCGCGTTCGCCACCGCAGCGTGAGACGCCATGAGCGGGACCTCGCCGAGGCCCTTCGCCCCGAACGGCCCGCCCGAGTAGGGGGCCTCGACGAATGCGACCGCGATCCCCGTCGGCACGTCGCGCGCCGTCGGGATGTGGTAGGAAGTGAACGAGGGGGCGAGGATCCGGCCATCGCGGGACGGGAGGTCCTCCATGAGGGCGTACCCGATCCCCTGAGCGATCCCGCCGATGACCTGGCCGCGGGCGGTCGCCGGGTTCACGATCCTCCCCGAGTCGTGCACGGCCCAGAACCCGGTCACGCGCGTCTCCCCGGTGAGGAGGTCCACCTCGACGAGGGCGATGTGGCACGCGTAGGCGTACACGAAGTACGCGTTGCCGCGGCCCGTGGCGGGATCCCAGTCCACGGGCTTCGCCTCCGCCCAGCCCGTGGCCCCCATGTCCCAGTTATGGGTCCACATCCAGCGCGCAACCTCGGCGAGCGACGAAGAACGAGCGGGGTCCTGCGGGTGGCAGAACCGGTGCCCCTCAACGGTGAACTCGGGGCAGCCCAGGATCGCGCGGACGGCGTCCTCGATCCGCAGCCGCAGCCGCCGCGCCGCGTCGAGGACCGCCATCCCCTGCACGGTCGTCGTGCGCGAGGCCACGGTGGGACCGGAGTCGGGGACGCGCGACGTGTCCACCGGCGCAACCCGGACCATCCCCACTGGGATCCCGAGGCCATCGGCGGCGATCTGGGCGAGCACCGTCTCCGCCCCTTGCCCCATCTCCGTCGTCCCCACGGCAAGGGTGACCGACCCGTCCGCCTCCAGTTTGAGGTAGGCCCCCGCCTTATCGAGGAGCGGCGCCTTTGCCCCCATCCCCACCCCGTACATCACCGTCGAAGCGCCGATGCCGCGGCGCTTGAACCGCTCCCGGCGGTTGAACGCCGCAACCTCCGCCTGCACCTCCTCCCAGCGGGAGATCTCCCGCGCCTTCGCAATGCACGCCGCAAGCCCCACCGACTCCGTGAGGACCTGGCCCGTGGCTGTCTCGTCCCCCACCCGCAGGGCGTTCCTGGCGCGCAGCTCGAGCGGGTCCATCCGCAGCCGGCGGGCGAGCTCGTCCATCTGCGACTCGTGGGCGAAGATGAC from Candidatus Bipolaricaulis anaerobius harbors:
- a CDS encoding xanthine dehydrogenase family protein molybdopterin-binding subunit, whose product is MKRRSEGESDPIVGTAVPRLDAEAKVRGEARYADDLVFSGMVHVKTIRSERPHARVVRLDLSGVGSTPGVVGIATVADIPGENIVPIIYRDMPLLAGGVVRYVGEPLALVAAQTRDAAEEAAARAQVAYEDLPAVFDPRDALAPGAPPIARPDAADEGNAFNHMVIRKGNLAHGFAHADVIVEGEYEVGYQEHAYLEPQGVIAVPEDGGMTVYGTLQCPFYVQNAVANVLGLPLARVRIVQTATGGGFGGKEDVPSHLAALAAVVAWKLRRPAKLVLDRSEDIATTSKRHPGIIRYRTGAKRDGTLTAVEVEFYYNAGAYQTLSSAVLWRGLVHAPGPYRIPNVKVDAYSVATNTVPCGAFRGFGSPQVIFAHESQMDELARRLRMDPLELRARNALRVGDETATGQVLTESVGLAACIAKAREISRWEEVQAEVAAFNRRERFKRRGIGASTVMYGVGMGAKAPLLDKAGAYLKLEADGSVTLAVGTTEMGQGAETVLAQIAADGLGIPVGMVRVAPVDTSRVPDSGPTVASRTTTVQGMAVLDAARRLRLRIEDAVRAILGCPEFTVEGHRFCHPQDPARSSSLAEVARWMWTHNWDMGATGWAEAKPVDWDPATGRGNAYFVYAYACHIALVEVDLLTGETRVTGFWAVHDSGRIVNPATARGQVIGGIAQGIGYALMEDLPSRDGRILAPSFTSYHIPTARDVPTGIAVAFVEAPYSGGPFGAKGLGEVPLMASHAAVANAVSSATGSRLRAYPAIPERVLDLVANGA